The proteins below come from a single Benincasa hispida cultivar B227 chromosome 4, ASM972705v1, whole genome shotgun sequence genomic window:
- the LOC120076906 gene encoding probable ubiquitin-like-specific protease 2B, with protein sequence MKNASVRSLEVFDFTEEDELPELISEKRLSKFKNPNVESNAVLKYEFLECGKEIENPHMDVDLEECNHGCANGISLNLSGTTKEQQIMEEEKYQLDPNTETEVKCHSQDMLMQVDNHVTQSLCSELGKIGSSSQSPTLGLNCTLPEFTAEREQVDALSNPNGSMKGSSPMSPPSETVEDGVLLNGKSSDNCSSDNEKDDLNEEVVLYPDYIVCGDFYYASPSLTFSHNGIKINGFADYGSNEFLNLEWRVDDLIHIECQCFQRVEYVMIKLHVISKDAGECDNVCDTSGIKEVKIALVDSYWSEKQQKIRSLDSRYMAIWNISLDVGIGTDDDDLDGQRHYFPNFDEPFEEVVYPKGDPDAVSISKRDVDLLQPETFVNDTIIDFYIQYLKSQIDPKEKHRFHFFNSFFFRKLADLDKDPSSASDGRAAFLRVRKWTRKVDLFDKDYIFIPINFNLHWSLMVICHPGEVARCSDENLMKSMKVPCILHMDSIKGSHGGLKNLIQSYLLEEWKERNKETPEDISTKFKNLRFLTLELPQQENSFDCGLFLLHYLELFLAEAPLDFSPFKISKLSKFLNVDWFLPAEAYLKRTSIQRLIFEILENRSQEMSTAACSNELLSKFPSNNEDETGLELLPERGSPAVACNHNLSSSQAVDGIEITLLSESSSRHNHFIDGSGLVVRELFEPGASNGSLLGHYQSFAQTSSYFDSNGTVLEEDADTETGDRFMYLPPEQDGLQPIDAMTSQACRFPCSSRGLESDAAFDLCMSIQPEHGRGITSSPADDLEDVGIIEHSNVGEASPANKEERNRKRPLSIEKENLEPVAECPTSAATTVQDVDAVIFSQDTNEENNGSDDPICQETLLTSPHLDEDITTKTDVEHDDALVVASVTKVDLDEQPPAKKPRHLPHHEEASHNGVREGLSDDAEL encoded by the exons ATGAAGAACGCCTCCGTCAGAAGTCTCGAAGTCTTCGATTTCACCGAAGAAGATGAGCTTCCTGAATTGATCTCCGAGAAGCGCCTCAGCAAATTCAAAAACCCTAATGTCGAATCTAACGCTGTTTTGAAGTATGAATTTCTCGAATGTG GGAAGGAGATTGAAAATCCACACATGGATGTTGATTTGGAGGAATGCAATCATGGTTGTGCTAATGGTATTTCACTTAATCTTTCGGGCACAACTAAAGAGCAGCAAATCATGGAAGAAGAGAAATATCAATTGGATCCCAATACAGAAACAGAAGTGAAATGCCATTCACAAGATATGCTAATGCAAGTAGATAATCATGTGACACAAAGCCTTTGCTCTGAACTTGGAAAAATTGGATCTAGCTCTCAAAGTCCTACACTGGGTTTAAATTGCACTCTTCCTGAGTTTACTGCTGAA AGGGAGCAAGTTGATGCACTTTCAAATCCTAATGGAAGCATGAAAGGGAGTTCTCCAATGAGCCCTCCTTCAGAAACTGTAGAGGATGGTG TTTTGTTGAACGGGAAGTCTTCAGATAATTGCTCATCTGACAATGAAAAG gatGATCTTAATGAGGAGGTTGTCCTTTATCCTGATTATATTGTTTGCGGAGATTTTTACTATGCCAGTCCCTCGTTAACCTTTTCACATAATGGAATCAAAATTAATGGTTTTGCTGATTATGGAAGCAATGAGTTCCTGAACCTTGAATGGAGAGTTGATGATCTCATTCATATTGAGTGCCAGTGCTTTCAAAGG GTTGAATATGTGATGATCAAGCTCCATGTTATATCGAAGGATGCTGGTGAATGCGATAATGTGTGTGACACTTCTG GCATTAAGGAAGTGAAGATTGCTCTTGTTGATTCTTATTGGTCTGAGAAACAACAAAAAATCAGATCTTTGGATTCCAGATACATGGCTATTTGGAATATTTCTCTCGA TGTGGGAATAGGAACAGACGATGATGATTTAGATGGGCAGAGACATTATTTTCCCAA CTTTGATGAGCCTTTTGAAGAAGTTGTCTATCCCAAAGGAGATCCAGATGCCGTTTCCATTAGTAAGAGGGATGTTGACTTGCTACAACCAGAGACATTTGTCAATGACACAATCATTGACTTTTACATCCA GTATTTGAAGAGCCAGATAGATCCCAAGGAGAAGCATAGATTTCACTTCTTCAATAGTTTTTTCTTTAGGAAGCTGGCAGACCTTGACAAAGATCCGTCTAGTGCATCGGATGGCAGAGCTGCCTTTCTACGTGTTCGGAAATGGACACGGAAAGTGGATTTATTTGACAAGGACTATATCTTCATCCCTATAAACTTTAA CCTTCACTGGAGCTTAATGGTCATATGCCATCCTGGTGAAGTGGCTAGATGTAGCG ATGAAAACCTGATGAAGTCCATGAAAGTACCGTGTATATTGCATATGGATTCTATTAAAGGAAGTCACGGAGGTCTTAAAAATCTCATCCAAAG TTATTTGCTGGAAGAATGGAAAGAGAGAAACAAGGAGACACCTGAAGATATTTCTACAAAATTTAAGAACCTTCGGTTTCTCACACTCGAG CTTCCGCAACAGGAAAATTCATTTGATTGCGGATTATTTTTGCTCCATTATCTAGAACTTTTTCTGGCAGAAGCTCCTCTTGATTTCAGCCCGTTCAAGATCTCCAAGCTTTCAAAATTC CTTAATGTGGATTGGTTCCTACCTGCTGAGGCGTACCTCAAGCGAACTTCAATACAgagattaatttttgaaatcctTGAAAACCGATCTCAAGAAATGTCCACAGCTGCTTGCAGTAATGAACTCTTGTCTAAATTTCCATCCAATAATGAGGATGAAACTGGTTTGGAGCTTCTTCCGGAAAGAGGAAGCCCAGCCGTGGCATGCAATCACAATTTGTCAAGCTCACAAGCTGTTGATGGGATCGAAATTACTCTATTATCTGAATCTTCGAGTAGACACAACCACTTTATTGATGGTTCTGGCTTGGTTGTCAGAGAATTATTCGAACCGGGTGCCTCTAATGGATCATTACTTGGACACTATCAATCTTTTGCTCAAACATCATCGTATTTTGATTCAAATGGTACTGTGCTGGAG GAGGACGCAGATACAGAAACTGGAGACCGTTTCATGTACTTACCTCCAGAACAGGATGGTTTGCAGCCAATTGATGCAATGACATCTCAAGCTTGTCGGTTTCCGTGTTCATCAAGAGGCCTTGAATCTGACGCTGCTTTTGACTTATGCATGTCTATTCAACCAGAGCATGGCAGGGGTATTACCTCGTCCCCAGCAGATGATTTGGAAGATGTGGGAATCATTGAGCATTCCAATGTTGGGGAAGCAAGTCCTGCTAACAAAGAAGAAAGGAACAGAAAAAGGCCTCTATCGATCGAGAAGGAGAACCTGGAACCTGTAGCAGAATGCCCTACTTCTGCTGCTACCACGGTGCAAGATGTCGATGCCGTTATCTTTTCTCAAGATACTAACGAAGAAAATAATGGTTCTGATGATCCCATATGTCAAGAGACTCTCCTTACATCGCCGCATCTGGACGAAGATATAACAACCAAAACAGACGTCGAGCATGATGATGCTCTGGTGGTTGCTTCGGTTACTAAGGTGGACTTAGACGAGCAACCCCCTGCAAAGAAACCAAGGCATTTGCCGCACCACGAAGAAGCGAGTCACAACGGTGTCAGAGAAGGTTTGTCAGATGATGCAGAGTTATAA